In the genome of Arvicola amphibius chromosome 2, mArvAmp1.2, whole genome shotgun sequence, the window tccctctcaaggccaaggagccatcagggttccctactctatgctaagaccaaggtcctcccaactccccccaggtccaggaaggtgatcgaccaagctgagaaggctcccacagagcccgtccatgcagaagagtcaaggAGAGGATCTTTCTACTGCTTCCTTGTCCTCACCAGCCCATTCAGTTCAGGGGACACTGAAGTGCTCCCTGTAGAGCCACTGAGGCACAGTTCTAAGCAGGGAATTAAACTGGAGCATGGGTGCCTTTAAGCTCCTCAGGGAAATCCAGCTCATGGAACACCCTGGAGGATTGTCTCAAAGTTCTGTCCTTGCTGTCTGTGGAGAGTTGGCCATCTACTCATGTGTGTTTCTTCTTATCAATATAATTAAACCCACAGCTACAGGAGACCTGATGACGAAGTGTTGCTTTTTAGTGTTGCAATTTGTGTTCTGTGTATCTTGAGGGCACAGATTGAGAGCTTGATGTGCCAAGCTGGGTACTAACTGCCTTACATACTTATTTTGTACACACTTGAACTTAGATTTTAGATGAATAAAATACTTATAATTGTTTAACAGTCACGTGCTATAGGTCTCAAAGCCAGAATTAATTTTAGATCTCACTGATTCCAGGACTCAGGgattaaattattaaatcaaaTCTTCTTAGAACTGAATCAGTAATCTGATAAAATGGCTGATTTTAACAAGCACATGTTCTCCGGGTAAGTATGAACGAACAACATTTGGGTATGTAGTGCCTTTACTTTATCTCTTTGTTAGCTTTAAAATTTAGCCATTAAATCAATAACAAATTATTTCATCAAATAAAATACATACTAAaaatctcttttgaaaaaaatgatttggAAGTGTGTCAAATATTGTttaatttatatgtgtttatttagacacaaaatattttccaatatttaCAATACCTTTAATTATTTTTGCAACTTCTCAGAACTTTTCCATTACtctaaataaatgctaatttacTAGCGCATGTTTCATTATATTAAACTCATATAAAGTattgaaacaaaataagataatttaaacaattaaatatgTCAATGTTCCTAGTCACTGATTTAGAtcattatatttctatttcttattaaattcaaacaaaataaaattgatacaTAATATATTCTGCTATAGCATTGAACCTTTTCACAAAGGCTTTATGTCATTTGGTATCAATTGTCTCAAATTTGCTACTGTTTTTACATGACAagatttaaataattattctgtTTCAAAAGAGATATTATGTCTCATGTCTTTGGGGACATACGTtgggtgagtttgaggtcatatGGAAACTAAATTCAATGTATAATTTTACCCTTAATTTGTAAcacttttcatctctaatttgtttgttgttttttcattttctctatttgtACTAATTTGTCAAATTTGTAGTATGTTTTTAAACTGTAACACATAAACTCAAGGCCCAAGGTAAAATTAGATCTTTCAACTGTACAAAAGTTACAGTTCTCTGGGCTCCTCCTGTGTGACTGCATCAGGATATGTAGCTTCTTAAGTAGAATGACCATAGCTTCTCACAGGGCTGTAGACATGAGTCATGAGTCACCTGCTCAGAACTGAACACATGACTCAGGACCCAGGGAAGCAGCAAAGGAAACACAGGGGCCCTCTCAGCTCCATTTCAGTAACCCTGCAGGAAATCAGCTGATGGAGCTCAGCCTTCATAATGCTTCCCAGAAACATCTCAAGATCAGCAGGCACAGCCACTGCAAAAGTAAGGCATTGAATGGGCCTTTAGTGTAACTGTTCTGGGGTGATAACTGACAAGCAGACAGGAATAGGCTCCTtactggaaggaaaggaaactctAACCTGACCCATGCTGTTATGTTTAAAATTTGAGCAGGTTTAATTCAGTGTTGCAAGaatatatgatcattttattcaCTGGAAATGCAATGATATTGCCTATAGACCGATTGCAGCATAGGGCAGGGCCAGCAAGGCTGTATTTATTCTTCTGATTCCCTGAGTTCTCTTCTATGTAAATGCTGTGAAcaactatatttattttctatctctGCAGAATTTTTATCACCTCCGGCGACGCTCATCTCTGGGATCCTGGGCATTGTCTGGTTTGCTTTATTGGTCACCTTGGTGATAATGACCAGAGTTGTCTTTCCATGTAAGCATGTTTTTGAGAAATTATAAAGGAGCTTTTGTCTTTAATGATGACATGTCTTTCAATGTTTCGTCCTAGTGAGCAAAATGCTATTAATTTTAAGTACATATGTGGATTAAATGTGGAATTTTAATTCTGACTTTGTCAAAGTTATAAAGAAGAGGGGCTTTATGTTtgcttctaaatatttaattgtgaTTTTACAATTTAGCAACATGCTATAGAATATTTAACTGAGAAATAAACTAGTTTTGAAAGTGTTTTTGTCGCGCAATGGGTTTTCCTGTAAAAATGTTGAAATTTGGGAATATATTGAACTAATTATTTCTGAAGTTTTTACCACATTATTTATATCATAACCATTACAATAGTATTCTGTATTATTCTAATTCAAATAGCACATAAATTTTAAACTAAGGGATTAAAATTGTTATGATTACTTTAGATGTTCAAATTTACTAAGAATTACATTAACCCTCCAGATACTAAATTAAAGGAGCAAACCCGCCACTTCCTAATTACAAGTCAGAAAAATACACTTTGTTTGTAAAAGTTCTGTTGTTTGATAATAATCTTTCTTCCCCATTTTACTTTACTGAGCAAATTTACTAAGAATTACTTTAACTCTGCAGATACTGAACCAAAGGAGCAGATCCAACTCTCCCTAAACACAAATCCGAAAGGTACAATTAGCTTGTCTAAGTTCTGATGCTTGTACACATTATATTTTGTGTTTAACTTAAACCAGGCCAAGATAATGATGTATTTATAAGAAGAGAATGATTGGACATATAAAAAATGGGCCAGGGGTTGCTACTGTGCTTGAGTATGTTTGagtctgtattttgttttctaaggacCAGCATCTGGAGTTCATAGCTATATTTAATACATGGATGCTCAAAAGTATGCAAGCATAAATTAACTTCCATTATTAAATTCCTGTTGCTTCTAGATAATAATCTTTCTTCAGCACAGCCTTGTGGTTCTTGTTCAAAGGAATGGATGTCATATTCCCACAGATGTTATTACATtagtggggagaaaaaaaattggaCTGACAGTTTGGAGTCCTGCAAATCCAAAAATTTTAGTCTGCTTTATATAGAGAGTGAAGAGGAGCAGGTAAGAGCTGCTGTGTGTCAATCATTGTTTATCATTTCTTCCTGTcggtgtgatgtgtgt includes:
- the LOC119807864 gene encoding LOW QUALITY PROTEIN: NKG2-A/NKG2-B type II integral membrane protein-like (The sequence of the model RefSeq protein was modified relative to this genomic sequence to represent the inferred CDS: deleted 2 bases in 1 codon) translates to MSHLLRTEHMTQPREAAKETQGPSQLHFSNPAGNQLMELSLHNASQKHLKISRHSHCKKFLSPPATLISGILGIVWFALLVTLVIMTRVVFPYTEPKEQIQLSLNTNPKDNNLSSAQPCGSCSKEWMSYSHRCYYISGEKKNWTDSLESCKSKNFSLLYIESEEEQEFLQSLTQFAWTSIFRESRDHLWVWKNDSTFKPKIREVSHVEQNCVVLSSSGLTADKCTDLHTYLCKHKLTN